One window of Clarias gariepinus isolate MV-2021 ecotype Netherlands chromosome 21, CGAR_prim_01v2, whole genome shotgun sequence genomic DNA carries:
- the LOC128509092 gene encoding uncharacterized protein LOC128509092 — translation MVAQIDLESRQHVKLVQFVRFPASKSSLKKVTEGTELHKYALSLISGFGQSQFRDFKVLHTWKLFGSELDVGNCEGVSTMVLTLPYVIESSMIKWITHLSDNLIQPKEEEEPEELRKASEDVDLQEFHPSQHNKFDACYTVVKVLAKEWYGAVYTGVRKADGKEVGIKCLMKDPVDELITIPGLLHILPLEVALIKLVSRPPLCENVVELLDWFETTNFYILVVERPNPCMDLRNFCKLGNSRLPEPVAQKLMQQVVRAARHCCEHGVLHCDFEQNLLINPDTLEVKLVDFGCAEVMTDELYTDFPGNPAFSPPEWVRYRKYFGFSAIIWGIGVLLFELVCGELPFGNEKEIVQGHLPFIPGLSDECCNLIQQCLNKDPEHRPTFKEILDHKWFEEGLQDMTMLVVKGAKDHPCRTGESDVLQWDEKFSDHLMRTNMEKDKLIKYIQEKCQECLLHLNEPEEQFSYFFWLIMERFCKRNGRAMMVEFSVLLFKGYGLLMRKLGYVQSLESWCLPLAKLLCSKSPRIKQREDVISLGNDFAFKGWIYPAQICYMVAQMELVSQPHFQLTGSESYSDLKKVKTEVYKYMGSHFKEEESKELRKLCQPLESKSEVFISRGPECQDVSGSPPEWSQDSRQFGDHVTLWGLGFLYELVSGDLPSGSKEEIVEGHLPSVPGVSDASKGWISPAQSFYVVAQIDLESRQHVKLVQFVRFPASKSSLKKVTEGTELHKYALSLISGFSQSQFRDFKVLHTWKLFGSELDVGNCEGVSTMVLTLPYVIESSMIKWITHLSNNLIQPKEEEEPEELRKAS, via the exons ATGGTGGCACAAATAGATCTCGAATCACGACAACATGTTAAACTGGTTCAATTTGTcag ATTTCCAGCCAGTAAATCATCCCTGAAGAAGGTGACTGAGGGAACTGAGCTCCATAAATATGCCCTGTCTCTGATCTCGGGGTTCGGCCAATCACAGTTCAGG GACTTTAAGGTCCTTCATACCTGGAAGCTCTTCGGAAGTGAACTTGATGTTGGTAATTGTGAGGGCGTTTCTACAATGGTCCTCACACTCCCTTATGTCATTGAAAGCAGCATGATAAAATGGATTACACAT CTTTCAGATAATCTGATTCAACCGAAAGAAGAGGAAGAACCTGAGGAGCTGAGAAAAGCTTCTGAGGATGTAGATCTCCAGGAGTTCCACCCTTCACAACACA ATAAGTTTGATGCATGCTACACTGTGGTAAAGGTTTTAGCGAAAGAATGGTACGGTGCGGTCTACACTGGAGTCCGCAAAGCAGATGGGAAAGAA GTTGGCATTAAGTGTTTGATGAAAGACCCCGTAGATGAGCTCATCACCATC cCCGGACTGTTGCACATTCTGCCTCTGGAGGTGGCATTAATCAAGCTGGTGTCCAGGCCTCCTCTCTGTGAGAATGTGGTGGAGTTGCTGGATTGGTTTGAGACGACCAATTTCTACATCTTGGTGGTGGAGCGACCCAACCCCTGCATGGACCTCCGCAACTTCTGTAAACTTGGCAACAGTCGGTTGCCAGAACCAGTGGCTCAGAAGCTCATGCAGCAGGTGGTTCGAGCTGCTCGTCACTGCTGTGAGCATGGAGTTCTTCACTGTGACTTTGAGCAGAATCTTCTGATAAATCCAGACACACTGGAAGTGAAGTTGGTGGACTTTGGCTGTGCTGAGGTGATGACGGACGAGCTCTACACAGACTTCCCAG GAAATCCAGCTTTCTCTCCTCCTGAATGGGTACGATACAGAAAGTACTTTGGATTTTCAGCCATCATCTGGGGTATAGGTGTTCTCCTGTTTGAGTTGGTCTGTGGAGAGTTGCCCTTTGGCAATGAAAAGGAAATTGTTCAGGGGCATCTGCCATTCATTCCTGGCCTGTCTGATG AGTGCTGCAACCTCATACAGCAGTGCCTAAACAAAGACCCTGAACATCGACCAACTTTCAAGGAAATCCTGGACCACAAGTGGTTCGAGGAGGGACTTCAGGACATGACCATGTTGGTGGTTAAAGGAGCTAAAGATCATCCATGCCGGACAG GGGAGTCCGATGTCCTGCAGTGGGATGAAAAATTTTCTGATCATCTAATGAG GACTAACATGGAGAAGGACAAGCTGATAAAATATATCCAGGAGAAATGTCAGGAGTGTTTGCTCCACTTGAATGAACCTGAGGAGCAATTTTCCTATTTCTTTTGGTTGATTATGGAGCGCTTCTGTAAGAGAAATGGA AGAGCAATGATGGTGGAATTCTCTGTGCTGCTCTTCAAGGGCTATGGCCTTTTGATGAGAAAG CTTGGATATGTGCAGAGCCTAGAGAGCTGGTGTCTTCCTCTGGCAAAGCTTTTATGCTCCAAATCTCCAAGAATTAAGCAGAGAGAAGATGTTATTTCATTGGGAAATGATTTTG ctTTCAAAGGATGGATCTATCCAGCACAAATATGCTACATGGTGGCACAAATGGAGCTGGTATCACAACCACATTTTCAACTGACTGGATCTGAgag TTATTCAGACCTGAAGAAAGTAAAAACTGAGGTCTATAAATATATGGGGTCACACTTCAAG GAGGAAGAATCAAAGGAGCTGAGAAAACTTTGCCAGCCCCTTGAAAGCAAATCAGAAGTGTTTATCTCACGTGGCCCTGAGTGTCAGGATGTATCAGGATCCCCACCTGAGTGGTCACAGGACAGTCGGCAGTTTGGCGATCATGTTACCCTGTGGGGTTTGGGTTTTCTGTATGAGTTGGTCAGTGGAGATTTGCCCTCTGGTAGCAAAGAGGAGATTGTTGAGGGCCACCTGCCCTCCGTTCCTGGTGTGTCTGATG cttccaaAGGATGGATCAGTCCTGCACAAAGCTTTTACGTGGTGGCACAAATAGATCTCGAATCACGACAACATGTTAAACTGGTTCAATTTGTcag ATTTCCAGCCAGTAAATCATCCCTGAAGAAGGTGACTGAGGGAACTGAGCTCCATAAATATGCCCTGTCTCTGATCTCGGGGTTCAGCCAATCACAGTTCAGG GACTTTAAGGTCCTTCATACCTGGAAGCTCTTCGGAAGTGAACTTGATGTTGGTAATTGTGAGGGCGTTTCTACAATGGTCCTCACACTCCCTTATGTCATTGAAAGCAGCATGATAAAATGGATTACACAT CTTTCAAATAATCTGATTCAAccaaaagaagaggaagaaccTGAGGAGCTGAGAAAAGCTTCTTAG
- the LOC128509091 gene encoding uncharacterized protein LOC128509091, producing the protein MEKDKLMKYIQVKCQECLLHLDEPEEQFSYFFWLVMERCCNRNGRAMMVEFSVLLFKGYGLLMRKLGYVQSLESWCLPLAKLLCSKSPRDKQREDVIMMGDDFASKGWIYPAQICYVVAQMELGLRPHFQQTGTESYSVLKKVIEKTEVYKYMGSLTSGFGQSHFKEEESKELRNLYQLLEGRSEGFIPHGPASQDVYFSPLEVSQDSRQFADHVTLWGLGFLYELVSEDLASSSKEEIVEGHLPSVPGVSDG; encoded by the exons ATGGAGAAGGACAAGCTGATGAAATATATCCAGGTGAAGTGTCAGGAGTGTTTGCTCCACTTGGATGAACCTGAGGAGCAATTTTCCTATTTCTTCTGGCTGGTTATGGAGCGCTGCTGTAATAGAAATGGA AGAGCAATGATGGTGGAATTCTCTGTGCTGCTCTTCAAGGGCTATGGCCTTTTGATGAGAAAG CTTGGATATGTGCAGAGCCTAGAGAGCTGGTGTCTTCCTCTGGCAAAGCTTTTATGCTCCAAATCTCCAAGAGATAAGCAGAGAGAAGATGTTATTATGATGGGAGATGATTTCG cttccaAAGGATGGATCTATCCAGCACAAATATGCTACGTAGTGGCACAAATGGAGCTGGGATTACGACCACATTTTCAACAGACTGGAACTGAGAG TTATTCAGTCCTGAAGAAGGTAATTGAGAAAACTGAGGTCTATAAATATATGGGGTCTCTCACCTCAGGATTTGGCCAATCACACTTCAAG GAGGAAGAATCAAAGGAGCTGAGGAATCTTTACCAGCTCCTTGAAGGCAGATCAGAAGGGTTTATCCCACATGGCCCTGCGTCTCAAGATGTATATTTCTCTCCTCTTGAGGTGTCACAGGACAGTCGGCAGTTTGCTGATCATGTTACCCTGTGGGGTTTGGGTTTTCTGTACGAGTTGGTCAGTGAAGATTTGGCCTCTAGTAGCAAAGAGGAGATTGTTGAGGGGCACCTGCCCTCTGTTCCTGGTGTGTCCGATG gttga